The following is a genomic window from Saprospiraceae bacterium.
GGCAAACATATTGTTCCATTCTTTTGATGTGAGTTTGCCGAAGGAATGTGATTCCTTTCCTTCAAAATATTTTTCTCCGAGATCTTTGGTTTTATTGATATATCCGATCAGTCTGTTGCGCTCCGTATCAAAATCCCGCTCATCTTTAATGATAAACTGTGGAGCGGTAGGAGAGTTATGCCCATACGGTTTTTCGCTTGTGACTTTGTCTTTGACAAACAACTTTAATATCAACCTCATGATCGCATTTGGTTTTGGGTGTTTATTCTCAAATGCCATCTCGTAG
Proteins encoded in this region:
- a CDS encoding DUF1569 domain-containing protein, whose product is MQNVFSTQDVNDFIERINKLTPNTEPQWGKMSATQMLAHSNVTYEMAFENKHPKPNAIMRLILKLFVKDKVTSEKPYGHNSPTAPQFIIKDERDFDTERNRLIGYINKTKDLGEKYFEGKESHSFGKLTSKEWNNMFAKHLHHHLSQFGV